In Prosthecobacter sp. SYSU 5D2, one genomic interval encodes:
- a CDS encoding methyltransferase, with protein sequence MHALTALFYALETQTEIPVASAQRILFLRAQAHPDLDALKDRLTCEQTWKPYAAGLEVQGIRHTREAEGQYDLILLLPDRQRESILADFAHAHELLAEGGTLVTALHNDWGAKRMEQQLAEVTGEVRTLSKNHSRVFWTTQTSPWKADVLAQWKANGAMQRILDGRFWSQPGLFNWDRIDEGSALLTEHLPHTLSGTVADLGASWGYLSDHLLRHCPNLRSLDMYEADARALECARRNTGLIPVPVRPRILWKDVTQGVGTACYDTIVMNPPFHDGREANSMLGLKFITSAAQALRTTGHLWLVANKHLPYENLMKEAFEHQRTVAETRSFKILHGTHPTLVTRQVRKKSRRA encoded by the coding sequence ATGCACGCCCTCACCGCCCTTTTTTATGCCCTGGAGACTCAGACCGAGATCCCCGTGGCCAGCGCCCAGCGCATCCTTTTTCTCCGTGCCCAGGCCCATCCTGACCTGGATGCGCTGAAGGACCGCCTCACCTGTGAGCAGACCTGGAAACCTTATGCCGCCGGGCTGGAGGTGCAGGGCATCCGCCACACTCGCGAAGCCGAGGGCCAATACGACCTCATCCTGCTGCTGCCGGACCGCCAGCGGGAAAGCATCCTGGCCGACTTCGCCCACGCGCATGAGCTCCTGGCCGAAGGCGGCACCCTGGTCACCGCCCTGCACAACGACTGGGGTGCCAAGCGCATGGAGCAGCAGCTGGCCGAAGTCACCGGCGAAGTCCGCACCCTGTCCAAGAACCACAGCCGCGTCTTTTGGACCACTCAAACGTCTCCCTGGAAAGCCGATGTCCTGGCCCAATGGAAGGCAAATGGGGCCATGCAGCGCATCCTGGACGGCCGCTTCTGGTCCCAGCCGGGGCTCTTTAACTGGGACCGCATTGATGAAGGCTCCGCCCTCCTCACCGAGCACCTGCCCCACACCCTCAGCGGCACCGTCGCCGACCTCGGCGCAAGCTGGGGTTACCTCAGCGACCACCTCTTGCGCCACTGCCCCAACCTGCGCAGCCTGGACATGTATGAAGCCGATGCCCGCGCCCTGGAATGCGCACGGCGTAACACCGGCCTCATCCCCGTGCCCGTGCGCCCGCGCATCCTCTGGAAAGACGTCACCCAGGGCGTGGGCACCGCTTGTTATGACACCATCGTCATGAACCCGCCCTTCCATGACGGACGCGAGGCCAACTCCATGCTCGGCCTGAAATTCATCACCTCCGCCGCCCAGGCCCTGCGTACCACCGGGCATCTCTGGCTCGTCGCCAACAAGCACCTGCCTTATGAGAACCTCATGAAGGAAGCCTTCGAGCACCAGCGCACCGTGGCTGAAACCCGCAGCTTTAAAATCCTCCACGGCACCCATCCCACTCTCGTCACCCGGCAAGTGCGGAAAAAGTCCCGGCGCGCATGA
- a CDS encoding thiazole synthase, which yields MPNQPLTIADRTFQSRLMLGTGKFASGDLMRQAIIASGTEIVTVALRRADLTGKGDPFANILDFIPKEVLLLPNTSGAMNAEEAVRLARLAVAAGLPNWVKLEIHPDPRYLLPDPIETLKAAEILVKEGFTVLPYINADPVLARRLQDVGTATVMPLGSPIGSHQGITTRRQIEIIISQATVPVVVDAGIGAPSHAAEAFEIGADAVLVNTAIAIASDPARMGTAFKLAVEAGRAAYEIGLAEQNEEANPTSPLTTFLYS from the coding sequence ATGCCCAACCAGCCTCTCACCATCGCCGACCGCACCTTTCAGTCCCGCCTCATGCTGGGCACGGGAAAGTTTGCCTCCGGGGATCTCATGCGCCAGGCCATCATCGCCTCCGGCACGGAGATCGTCACCGTGGCCCTGCGCCGTGCCGACCTCACCGGCAAAGGCGACCCCTTTGCCAACATCCTGGACTTCATCCCCAAAGAAGTGCTCCTCCTGCCGAACACCAGCGGAGCTATGAATGCCGAAGAGGCCGTCCGCCTGGCCCGTCTGGCCGTGGCCGCCGGTCTGCCCAACTGGGTGAAGCTGGAGATCCACCCGGACCCCCGCTACCTGCTCCCGGACCCCATTGAGACGCTGAAAGCCGCAGAGATCCTGGTCAAAGAAGGTTTCACCGTGCTGCCCTACATCAATGCCGACCCGGTGCTGGCCCGTCGGCTTCAGGACGTCGGCACCGCCACCGTCATGCCCCTGGGCTCCCCCATCGGCTCCCATCAGGGCATCACCACCCGCCGGCAGATCGAGATCATCATCTCCCAAGCCACCGTTCCCGTGGTGGTGGATGCCGGCATTGGCGCGCCATCCCATGCAGCAGAGGCCTTCGAGATCGGCGCCGACGCCGTCCTGGTGAACACGGCCATCGCCATCGCCAGCGATCCCGCCCGTATGGGCACCGCCTTCAAACTGGCTGTCGAAGCCGGTCGCGCCGCCTACGAGATCGGTCTCGCCGAGCAGAACGAGGAAGCCAACCCAACCAGCCCGCTGACCACCTTTTTATACTCCTAG
- a CDS encoding type II toxin-antitoxin system RelE/ParE family toxin — protein MMKLFIRKSAQEDLLAAAEFYDEQELGLGDEVILFLEQQIFSLPDLAGIHPSVQGFHRAVVQGRFPYYAIYYTLEPDGLHVRAVLDQRRSPKTLRLRLRQV, from the coding sequence GTGATGAAGCTTTTCATCCGCAAGAGTGCGCAGGAGGACCTCCTCGCTGCGGCTGAATTTTATGACGAACAGGAGCTTGGTCTAGGGGATGAAGTAATCCTGTTTCTTGAGCAGCAAATCTTCTCCCTTCCCGACTTGGCGGGTATTCACCCTTCCGTTCAGGGATTTCATCGCGCAGTTGTCCAAGGGCGGTTTCCGTATTACGCCATCTATTATACCCTGGAGCCGGATGGGCTGCACGTCCGCGCCGTTCTTGACCAACGGCGTTCTCCCAAAACCCTTCGCCTCCGGCTCCGCCAAGTTTAA
- a CDS encoding addiction module protein has translation MSTASISSSPLLESALAVVAKMSRDEKAVLADRIEAELSSDEVPDWHLEVLEERAALGAKGLDPAIPAEEAFRQIRDRRKS, from the coding sequence ATGAGTACCGCATCCATTTCATCCTCGCCACTGCTGGAGTCTGCGCTCGCAGTCGTGGCGAAAATGTCGCGGGATGAAAAGGCGGTGCTGGCAGACCGTATCGAAGCCGAGCTCTCTTCCGACGAGGTTCCAGACTGGCATCTGGAAGTTCTCGAAGAGAGAGCGGCCCTTGGAGCCAAAGGCCTGGATCCAGCCATTCCAGCGGAAGAAGCCTTTCGGCAAATCCGCGACCGGCGCAAATCGTGA
- the hemQ gene encoding hydrogen peroxide-dependent heme synthase, with protein sequence MSPIIPQEGWIVQHLFYHVDHGYWAALTPEEKAERHAHFAATVDAIRAHPKTQLLSFSMVSPKADLGFMLLTPDLQDANRFEKQLGQAFGPEVLTPTYSYLSMTEWTEYSEKEEAASARIAQTEGLEVGSEAHTARLAEWKGHMDKYFNDRLYPNMPDWQVMCFYPMSKRRNVGANWYALEFEKRRELMGGHAKTGRKFSGKVRQLITGSTGLDSHEWGVTLFAHDIFQIKTIVYEMRWDEVTTQYGEFGDFYIGIQLNGEELFERLLLA encoded by the coding sequence ATGTCCCCCATCATCCCCCAGGAAGGCTGGATCGTACAGCACCTTTTTTACCATGTGGACCACGGCTACTGGGCCGCACTGACGCCTGAAGAAAAAGCGGAGCGCCATGCCCACTTCGCCGCCACGGTGGACGCCATCCGCGCGCATCCGAAGACGCAGCTGCTGAGCTTCAGCATGGTCAGCCCCAAGGCGGACCTCGGCTTCATGCTGCTGACGCCTGACCTCCAGGACGCCAACCGCTTTGAAAAACAGCTCGGCCAAGCCTTCGGCCCGGAGGTGCTCACCCCCACCTACAGCTACCTTTCCATGACCGAATGGACCGAATACAGCGAGAAGGAAGAGGCTGCCTCCGCCCGCATCGCCCAAACCGAAGGCCTGGAAGTCGGCTCCGAAGCCCACACCGCCCGCCTGGCGGAGTGGAAGGGCCACATGGACAAGTACTTCAATGACCGCCTGTATCCCAACATGCCCGACTGGCAGGTGATGTGCTTTTACCCCATGAGCAAGCGCCGCAACGTGGGTGCCAACTGGTATGCTTTGGAGTTCGAAAAACGCCGCGAGCTGATGGGCGGCCACGCCAAAACTGGCCGCAAATTCTCCGGCAAGGTCCGCCAGCTCATCACCGGCTCCACCGGCCTGGACAGCCATGAATGGGGTGTCACCCTCTTCGCCCACGACATCTTCCAGATCAAAACCATCGTCTATGAAATGCGCTGGGACGAAGTGACCACCCAATACGGCGAGTTTGGCGATTTCTACATCGGCATCCAGCTCAACGGCGAGGAGCTCTTCGAGCGCCTGCTGCTGGCTTGA
- a CDS encoding ferredoxin, producing MADAENKYPQNTPGAYYVDDQCIDCDLCRETAPANFKRDDDGGHSYVFKQPESDEERELSEEALAGCPVEAIGRDGE from the coding sequence ATGGCTGACGCAGAAAACAAATATCCTCAGAACACCCCTGGTGCCTACTACGTGGACGACCAGTGCATTGACTGCGACCTGTGCCGCGAGACCGCGCCAGCCAACTTCAAGCGCGACGACGACGGCGGTCATTCCTACGTCTTCAAACAGCCCGAATCCGACGAGGAGCGTGAGCTGTCCGAGGAGGCCCTCGCCGGCTGCCCCGTGGAAGCCATCGGCCGAGACGGCGAATAA